A genomic segment from Candidatus Methylarchaceae archaeon HK02M2 encodes:
- a CDS encoding DUF2148 domain-containing protein, translated as MPIFEDAEGETEGILIASKLMAIAARTAPKTKGADDIITAIVLEGEKNALADDMNKIADERNISGFKRDAQNVRDSVAVFLIGVWSNKTSGFDCGACGYNNCEEFKSARRRFGQDFDGPSCIFKILDLGIALGSAAKTASILNIDNRIMYRVGVAARRLKMLKGANVIIGIPISARGKNIYFDRK; from the coding sequence ATGCCTATCTTTGAAGATGCTGAAGGTGAAACAGAAGGCATACTAATCGCTTCGAAGCTCATGGCTATCGCAGCGAGAACAGCTCCTAAAACCAAAGGAGCAGATGATATCATTACTGCGATAGTCTTAGAAGGTGAAAAAAATGCTTTGGCAGATGATATGAATAAGATAGCCGATGAGAGAAATATATCTGGCTTTAAACGTGATGCGCAAAATGTTAGGGATTCGGTTGCTGTATTTCTTATAGGAGTTTGGTCAAACAAGACTTCTGGGTTTGATTGTGGTGCATGTGGCTACAACAACTGTGAAGAGTTTAAGAGTGCTCGGAGGAGATTTGGACAAGACTTCGATGGGCCATCATGTATATTTAAAATCCTCGATCTAGGAATAGCATTAGGATCTGCAGCTAAAACTGCAAGCATTCTAAATATAGATAACAGGATTATGTATCGTGTCGGTGTAGCAGCTAGAAGGCTAAAGATGCTGAAAGGAGCTAACGTAATCATTGGTATTCCGATATCAGCTAGAGGAAAAAATATATATTTTGATAGAAAATAG